The following proteins come from a genomic window of Pocillopora verrucosa isolate sample1 chromosome 6, ASM3666991v2, whole genome shotgun sequence:
- the LOC131776387 gene encoding proline-rich transmembrane protein 4-like → MSAIPEPEKKINNTFPETEPESFDNRPTAEGIAEPLPEWSKAVDEWGIIWDFHQYGLGVIFAFVFFLIVLSLWKRFKGVRILKQNKVPSVVLSLLALFCATRSLFLCMDAYHWRKTAPYYVINVLWGIGQPCIITAYTLMFIVLRNALILKQRFQKWYNTRNIALATLPYFFFAFGAELAISFVPEFKGLALTCQILYLLFGFSLTVFYFFISILIWKKFKLIDSSKRWATEPAEGRGSRTRAILRMCLAAVAGGVLICVMQVYAMAGVYGVFSDARFVSAWPWLAFQTMFRLVEIYMTVVLFYAVSARSVDKKGEMTPTTIVSAEIPENVNAIELQTV, encoded by the coding sequence ATGAGTGCTATTCCAGAGCccgaaaagaaaatcaataataCATTCCCCGAAACAGAGCCAGAATCATTCGATAATCGTCCGACAGCTGAAGGAATAGCTGAACCTCTACCAGAATGGTCGAAGGCGGTCGATGAATGGGGGATTATCTGGGATTTTCACCAGTATGGCTTAGGTGTGATAtttgcctttgttttctttttgattgtACTTTCCCTGTGGAAGCGCTTCAAAGGAGTGCGAATCCTCAAACAAAACAAGGTTCCCAGCGTTGTTTTGAGTCTTCTGGCTCTGTTTTGCGCCACAAGAAGTCTGTTCCTCTGCATGGATGCATACCACTGGCGGAAAACTGCACCGTATTATGTTATCAACGTTCTTTGGGGCATCGGACAGCCTTGCATCATAACCGCCTACACCCTGATGTTTATAGTGTTAAGGAACGCACTGATACTCAAACAGCGGTTCCAAAAATGGTATAATACAAGGAATATTGCCTTAGCAACGCTGCCATATTTTTTCTTCGCGTTTGGAGCAGAACTTGCTATTTCTTTCGTTCCAGAGTTCAAAGGCCTCGCCCTTACTTGCCAGATTTTGTACcttttatttggtttttctcttacggtgttttactttttcatatCGATTTTAatctggaaaaaattcaaattgattgACTCCTCCAAACGTTGGGCTACGGAGCCAGCGGAAGGTCGTGGATCCCGCACGCGCGCAATTCTCCGCATGTGTCTCGCAGCGGTCGCGGGCGGCGTTTTAATTTGCGTTATGCAAGTCTACGCAATGGCGGGCGTCTATGGCGTTTTTTCCGATGCGCGCTTCGTTTCTGCATGGCCATGGTTGGCGTTTCAAACAATGTTTCGTCTCGTGGAGATTTACATGACAGTTGTACTGTTTTATGCCGTCAGTGCGAGGAGCGTCGACAAGAAAGG
- the LOC131776382 gene encoding LOW QUALITY PROTEIN: ribosomal RNA processing protein 1 homolog A-like (The sequence of the model RefSeq protein was modified relative to this genomic sequence to represent the inferred CDS: inserted 2 bases in 2 codons; deleted 9 bases in 8 codons; substituted 2 bases at 2 genomic stop codons), producing the protein MAMEELGLNISKLILSFRNEQSAVLFIKAFFKTMXREWHGIDRLRLDKFYMLIRFFVKETFNFLKKXGWEERLVNDVVNIFYEEPMNPSSLKVPDGIRLHMVSVYLSELGSVLDEEASASAVLKLLDPFFLLATHSSNKTVTSAVGKSLFEHLVQQGTDDSEEQQNSKIKVDFASAADRLFSLASDRNILGRNRNQLFYWAKRLRKRSTGIXHLSIGEHVEDSVQEDRIPNGIQVGSKRKTEEQESSDNNRDHSHTKKQKKKSKKIKDSNDKKEEELGNHNSELATIEDKREGRRKRKNRQDSEGHVELSSEEKEIHTEQNIEPKDKRKKKKKSPIENEEGSVINHENGEAINDVSEDNASGVVGDTIHSTEKDDQTLLRTVKMMVLNRANVMVEQPFAKFQKNATPPAFVRRCSAKTPRTEPRRNSNLKVQLPGSEPQREQGKESGIEVSKNTSHTTQDYNVVXKESPNIPFDAEKTPPQGLLKSPPQPQRTPLVIKNTAAASTASGQLQQRKKQPKVTQRPKALDFF; encoded by the exons ATGGCCATG GAAGAACTGggtttaaatatttcaaaacttatACTCAGTTTCAGGAATGAACAATCAG ctGTCCTTTTTATCAAggcattttttaaaacaa caAGAGAATGGCATGGGATAGATCGTCTGCGATTGGATAAGTTTTACATG ctcatcCGTTTCTTTGTGaaagaaactttcaattttctgaaaa ctGGTTGGGAGGAAAG gTTAGTCAATGATGTCgttaatattttttatgaagAACCAATGAATCCAAGTAGTCTGAAG GTTCCTGATGGAATTCGACTTCACATGGTGTCAGTGTATCTCTCTGAACTTGGAAGTGTACTAGATGAAGAG GCTTCTGCCAGTGCAGTGCTTAAGCTCTTGGATCCTTTTTTCCTGCTTGCAACACACTCAAGCAA CAAAACTGTTACCAGTGCTGTGGGAAAGAGTTTGTTTGAACACCTTGTTCAACAAGGGACAGATGACTCTGAGGAGCAGCAGAATTCTAAAATTAAG GTTGACTTTGCTTCTGCTGCTGacagatta ttttctttagcaaGTGACAGAAATATCCTTGGTAGGAACAGGAATCAA CTTTTTTACTGGGCTAAACG TCTGAGGAAACGATCAACAGGTATTTAGCACTTGTCTATTG GAGAACATGTGGAGGATTCTGTACAAGAAGATAGAATCCCAAATGGGATCCAAGTTGGATCAAAGAGAAAGACTGAAGAGCAAGAGTCATCAGACAACAACAGAGATCACAGTCACaccaag aaacaaaaaaagaagagtaaaaagattaaagattctaatgataaaaaagaagaggaactgGGTAATCACAATAGTGAACTTGCTACTATAGAAGACAAGAGA GAgggaaggagaaaaagaaagaataggCAAGATAGTGAAGGTCATGTTGAGTTGTCttctgaagaaaaagaaattcataCAGAGCAAAACATTGAGCCTAAGgataaaaga aagaagaagaagaaatctCCCATTGAGAATGAGGAAGGATCTGTGATTAACCATGAAAATGGTG AAGCTATTAATGACGTAAGTGAGGATAATGCTTCTGGTGTTGTTGGTGACACAATACATTCAACTGAAAAAGATGATCAAACCTTGTTAAGAACTGTG AAAATGATGGTTTTGAATAGAGCCAATGTCATGGTTGAGCAGCCCTTTGCAAAGTTTCAGAAGAATGCTACTCCACCAGCATTCGTTCGAAGATGCAGTGCTAAAACACCCAGAACAGAGCCACGAAGGAACAGTAATTTGAAG GTTCAACTGCCTGGATCCGAACCTCAAAGGGAACAAGGAAAAGAGTCAGGCATAGAGGTGTCC AAAAATACTTCACACACAACACAAG ATTATAACGTAGTTTGAAAGGAAAGCCCAAATATTCCATTTGATGCAGAGAAGACACCTCCTCAAGGGTTACTCAAGTCACCACCTCAACCTCAAAGAACACCTTTAGTTATAAAAAAC ACTGCTGCAGCATCCACAGCTTCTGGCCAACTGCAGCAGAGAAAGAAACAACCTAAAGTTACACAAAGACCTAAGGCCCTAGATTTCTTTTGA